The following coding sequences are from one Eucalyptus grandis isolate ANBG69807.140 chromosome 11, ASM1654582v1, whole genome shotgun sequence window:
- the LOC104426321 gene encoding uncharacterized protein LOC104426321 — METRRRHEEKLSNKWASTAASILIQCTSGSLYTFSVYSPALKSTQGYSQSTLDTISVFKDFGANCGVLSGILYSHANDPRRRRGGPWVVHLAGAAQNLVGYSLLWASVAGILSRPPVAAVCVFMLVAAHAQSFFNTADVVTAVRNFPEYSGTAVGIMKGFIGLSGAILIQIYQTVFNNNPAAFLLMLALLPTINALLFLGFVRIYNASTSEEKKHLYALSLVALVVAAYLMVVTILENIFKWTFLLHLSALVLLLLLLFLPVFVAARALQGDFGIAEQTPSIVSVDETSDLDRLEHYKKVYDGEEDPTGSDYRILPGDINEEISKNDNNDQQLERDIDLLQAMRTVDFWLLFLAMACGMGSGLATINNISQLGGSLGYNSEEVNSMISLWSIWNFLGRFGAGFVSDFFLHARGWARPLFMTITLAALTVGHVIIGSGLPGALYVGSVLVGICYGSQWSLMPTITSEIFGVGHMGTIFNTITMANPVGSYVFSIRVIGYIYDKEASGEGLKCKGTKCFMLSFFIMAGATLLGSLAALLLFFRTRYFYSQVILRRIQHSSRL, encoded by the exons ATGGAGACCCGCCGACGGCACGAGGAGAAGCTGAGCAACAAGTGGGCGTCGACCGCGGCGAGCATCCTGATCCAGTGCACCAGCGGCTCCCTCTACACCTTCTCCGTCTACTCCCCAGCCCTCAAGTCCACCCAGGGCTACTCCCAGTCCACCCTCGACACCATCTCCGTCTTCAAGGACTTCGGCGCCAACTGCGGCGTCCTCTCCGGCATCCTCTACTCCCACGCCAATgatccccgccgccgccgtggcGGGCCGTGGGTGGTCCACCTCGCCGGAGCGGCCCAGAACCTCGTGGGCTACTCCTTGTTGTGGGCATCCGTTGCCGGGATCTTGAGCCGGCCTCCCGTTGCGGCCGTGTGCGTGTTCATGTTGGTCGCAGCGCATGCGCAGAGCTTCTTCAACACCGCCGATGTGGTCACGGCAGTCCGCAACTTCCCTGAGTATAGCGGTACTGCTGTCGGGATCATGAAG GGATTTATCGGTTTAAGTGGAGCTATACTGATCCAAATATATCAGACAGTATTCAACAATAACCCTGCCGCATTTCTCCTGATGCTTGCCTTATTACCCACAATTAATGCTCTGCTATTTCTGGGGTTCGTAAGAATATACAATGCGAGCACATCAGAAGAGAAGAAACACCTATATGCTTTGTCCTTGGTTGCTCTCGTTGTTGCAGCTTATCTCATGGTTGTTACAATATTGGAAAACATCTTCAAGTGGACGTTCTTGTTGCATCTCTCAGCGTTAGTTTTGCTGCTTCTGTTGCTATTCTTGCCTGTTTTTGTTGCTGCTAGAGCCCTGCAAGGAGATTTTGGGATTGCTGAGCAGACGCCGTCAATTGTAAGTGTGGATGAGACTAGCGACCTTGATCGGCTAGAACACTACAAGAAGGTTTATGATGGAGAAGAAGATCCGACTGGTTCCGATTATCGGATTCTGCCtggtgacattaatgaagaAATCAGTAAAAATGACAACAATGACCAGCAGCTTGAAAGAGACATTGATTTGTTGCAAGCTATGCGCACTGTCGACTTTTGGTTATTATTTCTGGCCATGGCATGTGGTATGGGCTCAGGACTAGCCACGATTAATAACATCAGCCAGCTAGGAGGATCTCTCGGTTACAACAGCGAAGAAGTGAACAGTATGATCTCCTTGTGGAGCATATGGAACTTTCTCGGTCGTTTCGGGGCCGGATTTGTATCAGACTTCTTTTTACATGCCAGAGGGTGGGCTCGGCCATTGTTCATGACCATAACTCTAGCTGCTCTCACCGTTGGTCATGTGATCATTGGTTCTGGTCTGCCTGGTGCTCTGTACGTGGGCTCAGTTTTGGTGGGTATTTGTTATGGCTCACAATGGTCACTGATGCCGACGATAACATCTGAGATATTCGGCGTGGGTCATATGGGCACCATATTCAATACCATCACCATGGCAAACCCTGTTGGATCATATGTCTTCTCCATTAGAGTGATTGGGTATATTTACGACAAAGAAGCATCCGGGGAAGGGCTAAAATGTAAAGGAACAAAATGCTTCATGTTGTCTTTCTTCATTATGGCAGGCGCTACTCTTTTGGGTTCTCTTGCGGCGTTGCTATTATTCTTCAGGACAAGATACTTCTACAGCCAGGTTATACTCAGACGAATACAACATTCCTCAAGGTTGTGA